One genomic region from Quercus robur chromosome 4, dhQueRobu3.1, whole genome shotgun sequence encodes:
- the LOC126720286 gene encoding peroxidase 7-like, translated as MMKKCCYLAIFVLLFHLEFLAIQPVNATAKRVVVPQNPANYLSLTYYLNKCPDAEGIIQQKVGAWIQRDFTLAASLIRLHFHDCAVRGCDASILLNYKGSERSSYVSSTLRGFQVIDDIKAELEKRCPRTVSCADILTAAARDATVFAGGPFWEVPFGRKDGRISLAKEAEVVPQGHENVTALIEFFQTKGLNILDLVTLSGAHTIGRCTCGAILNRLYNFNGTKNPDPSLNTSYLNLLKKRCKRSTDLVYLDVITPRTFDTVFYTNLQRKVGLLTTDQELYSDQRTLPFVEAMASQPFLFQNQFIVSMTNLGNVQVLTGNEGEIRANCNYVNRR; from the exons ATGATGAAGAAGTGTTGCTATTTGGCTATCTTTGTCCTCCTTTTTCATTTGGAGTTTTTGGCCATTCAACCTGTAAATGCGACAGCTAAAAGGGTGGTCGTTCCTCAAAATCCTGCAAATTATCTGTCTTTGACTTACTACCTTAACAAATGTCCAGATGCTGAGGGCATCATTCAGCAAAAAGTGGGAGCTTGGATTCAGAGGGATTTCACCTTGGCTGCTAGTCTCATTCGTTTACACTTCCACGATTGTGCTGTTCGG GGATGTGATGCATCCATATTGCTGAACTACAAAGGGAGCGAGAGGTCATCTTATGTGAGCAGCACTTTGAGAGGTTTCCAAGTGATTGATGACATTAAGGCAGAACTTGAGAAGAGATGTCCCAGAACTGTCTCTTGCGCTGACATTCTCACTGCTGCGGCTAGAGACGCCACTGTTTTCGCCGGAGGACCATTCTGGGAAGTCCCATTTGGACGTAAAGATGGTAGAATTTCTTTAGCCAAAGAAGCAGAAGTTGTCCCTCAAGGCCATGAAAACGTTACCGCTTTGATTGAGTTCTTCCAAACCAAAGGTTTGAATATACTCGACTTAGTCACTCTCTCTGGCGCACATACCATTGGTAGATGTACCTGTGGTGCAATTCTAAATAGGCTTTATAACTTCAATGGAACCAAAAATCCTGATCCCTCACTCAATACCAGCTACTTGAACTTGTTGAAGAAAAGATGTAAGCGTTCAACAGATTTGGTTTACCTTGATGTCATAACTCCAAGGACTTTTGACACTGTTTTCTACACAAATCTTCAGAGGAAAGTAGGGTTGTTAACAACAGATCAAGAACTCTATTCAGATCAAAGAACCTTACCCTTTGTAGAAGCAATGGCATCTCAGCCATTTCTATTTCAGAACCAGTTTATAGTGTCTATGACAAACCTTGGAAACGTGCAAGTTCTTACTGGGAACGAAGGTGAAATTAGAGCGAATTGCAACTATGTTAATCGTCGTTGA
- the LOC126720288 gene encoding metacaspase-5 isoform X4, giving the protein MTKRAVLIGCNYPDTKAELRGCINDVKRMHQCLMDKYGYSEEDINVLIDTDESYTQPTGKNIRRALKDLVRSAEPGDSLFVHYSGHGTRLPAETGEDDDTGYDECIVPCDMNLITDDDFRDLVDQIPEGCRLTIVSDSCHSGGLIDEAKEQIGESTKREGNGSGSGSGFGFKTFLKQSVEGAFESRGIRIPHRRHHEEEEEDVDRDIAYGEHGYVKSRSLPLSTLIEILKQKTGKDDIDVGKLRPALYNIFGDDATPKVKKFMKVIFDKLQHRQDEGESGEGGGLLGMVGSLAQDFLKQSLEENNEGYSKPALETQVGSKKEAYAGSMKQSLPDNGILISGCQTDQTSADATPGGNAAAAYGAFSNAIQTIIEETGGEITNQELVLRARQLLQSQGFSQRPGLYCSDHHVDAPFVC; this is encoded by the exons ATGACAAAGAGGGCGGTGCTGATAGGGTGCAACTACCCAGATACGAAGGCAGAGCTGAGAGGTTGTATCAACGATGTGAAGAGGATGCACCAGTGTTTGATGGACAAGTATGGATACTCAGAGGAAGACATCAATGTTTTGATCGACACAGATGAGTCTTACACTCAGCCAACAGGGAAAAACATCCGCAGGGCTTTGAAAGATCTGGTGCGATCGGCTGAGCCTGGAGATTCGTTGTTTGTGCACTACAGTGGCCACGGGACTCGTCTGCCAGCGGAGACTGGTGAAGATGATGATACTGGATATGATGAGTGCATTGTTCCCTGTGATATGAATCTCATCACTG ATGATGATTTCAGGGATTTGGTAGACCAGATTCCAGAAGGTTGCCGGTTGACCATTGTCTCTGATTCATGCCACAGCGGTGGCCTCATTGATGAGGCTAAGGAGCAGATTGGGGAGAGTACAAAGCGTGAGGGAAATGGCTCAGGCTCAGGCTCTGgatttggatttaaaactttTCTGAAACAGAGTGTGGAAGGTGCATTCGAGTCCCGTGGAATCCGCATCCCACATCGTCGTCATCAtgaggaggaggaagaagatGTTGACAGAGATATTGCTTATGGGGAGCACGGCTATGTGAAGAGTAGGTCTCTGCCACTCTCCACTCTCATCGAAATACTCAAGCAGAAAACCGGTAAAGATGACATTGATGTTGGGAAGCTGCGGCCAGCACTTTACAACATCTTTGGGGATGATGCAACCCCAAAGGtgaagaagttcatgaaggtaATCTTTGACAAACTTCAGCATAGGCAAGATGAAG GTGAAAGTGGAGAGGGGGGTGGGTTGTTGGGAATGGTTGGAAGTCTGGCTCAAGATTTCCTCAAACAAAGCCTGGAGGAGAACAATGAGGGGTATTCAAAGCCAGCCCTGGAGACACAAGTAGGTAGCAAGAAAGAGGCTTATGCTGGATCAATGAAGCAATCACTTCCCGACAATGGAATTCTGATTAGTGGCTGCCAGACTGACCAAACCTCAGCTGATGCTACTCCTGGAGGCAATGCTGCTGCAGCTTATGGAGCTTTTAGCAATGCAATTCAGACCATCATCGAGGAGACAGGTGGTGAAATCACCAATCAGGAGCTTGTTTTGAGGGCTAGACAGCTGCTACAGAGCCAGGGTTTTAGCCAGCGACCCGGCCTCTATTGCAGTGACCATCATGTTGATGCTCCTTTTGTGTGCTGA
- the LOC126720288 gene encoding metacaspase-5 isoform X2 produces MTKRAVLIGCNYPDTKAGLRGCINDVKRMYQCLVDKYGYSGEDITVLIDTDESYTQPTGKNIRRALQDLVRSAEPGDLLFVHYSGHGTRLPAETGENDDTGYDECIVPCDMNLITDDDFRDLVDQIPEGCRLTIVSDSCHSGGLIDEAKEQIGESTKREGNGSGSGSGSGPGFGFRNFLKQSVEDAFESRGIRIPHRRHHEKEEDVDRDIAYGKHGYVNSRSLPLSTLIEILKQKTGKDDIDVGKLRPALYNIFGEDATPKVKKFMKVIFNKLQHRLDEGESGEGGGLLGMVGSLAQDFLKQSLEENNEGYSKPALETQVGSKKEAYAGSMKQSLPDNGILISGCQTDQTSADATPGGNAAAAYGAFSNAIQTIIEETGGEITNQELVLRARQLLQSQGFSQRPGLYCSDHHVDAPFVC; encoded by the exons ATGACAAAGAGGGCAGTGCTGATAGGGTGCAACTACCCAGATACGAAGGCAGGGCTGAGAGGGTGTATCAACGATGTGAAGAGGATGTACCAGTGCTTGGTGGACAAGTATGGATACTCAGGGGAAGACATCACTGTTTTGATCGACACAGATGAGTCTTACACTCAGCCAACAGGGAAAAACATCCGCAGGGCTTTGCAGGATCTGGTGCGATCGGCTGAGCCTGGAGATTTGTTGTTTGTGCACTACAGTGGCCACGGGACTCGTCTGCCAGCGGAGACTGGTGAAAATGATGATACTGGATATGATGAGTGCATTGTTCCTTGTGATATGAATCTCATCACTG ATGATGATTTCAGGGATTTGGTAGACCAGATCCCAGAAGGTTGCCGGTTGACCATTGTCTCTGATTCATGCCACAGCGGTGGCCTCATTGATGAGGCTAAGGAGCAGATTGGGGAGAGTACGAAGCGTGAAGGAAATGGCTCAGGCTCAGGCTCAGGCTCAGGCCCTGGATTTGGATTTAGAAATTTCCTGAAACAGAGTGTGGAAGATGCATTTGAGTCCCGTGGAATCCGCATCCCACATCGTCGTCATCATGAGAAGGAAGAAGATGTTGACAGAGATATTGCTTATGGGAAGCACGGCTATGTGAATAGTAGGTCTCTGCCGCTCTCGACTCTCATCGAAATACTCAAGCAGAAAACCGGTAAAGATGACATTGATGTTGGGAAGCTACGGCCAGCACTTTACAACATCTTTGGGGAAGATGCAACCCCAAAGGtgaagaagttcatgaaggtaATCTTTAACAAACTTCAGCATAGGCTCGATGAAGGTGAAAGTGGAGAGGGGGGTGGGTTGTTGGGAATGGTTGGAAGTCTGGCTCAAGATTTCCTCAAACAAAGCCTGGAGGAGAACAATGAGGGGTATTCAAAGCCAGCCCTGGAGACACAAGTAGGTAGCAAGAAAGAGGCTTATGCTGGATCAATGAAGCAATCACTTCCCGACAATGGAATTCTGATTAGTGGCTGCCAGACTGACCAAACCTCAGCTGATGCTACTCCTGGAGGCAATGCTGCTGCAGCTTATGGAGCTTTTAGCAATGCAATTCAGACCATCATCGAGGAGACAGGTGGTGAAATCACCAATCAGGAGCTTGTTTTGAGGGCTAGACAGCTGCTACAGAGCCAGGGTTTTAGCCAGCGACCCGGCCTCTATTGCAGTGACCATCATGTTGATGCTCCTTTTGTGTGCTGA
- the LOC126720288 gene encoding metacaspase-5 isoform X5 yields the protein MTKRAVLIGCNYPDTKAELRGCINDVKRMHQCLMDKYGYSEEDINVLIDTDESYTQPTGKNIRRALKDLVRSAEPGDSLFVHYSGHGTRLPAETGEDDDTGYDECIVPCDMNLITDDDFRDLVDQIPEGCRLTIVSDSCHSGGLIDEAKEQIGESTKREGNGSGSGSGFGFKTFLKQSVEGAFESRGIRIPHRRHHEEEEEDVDRDIAYGEHGYVKSRSLPLSTLIEILKQKTGKDDIDVGKLRPALYNIFGEDATPKVKKFMKVIFNKLQHRLDEGESGEGGGLLGMVGSLAQDFLKQSLEENNEGYSKPALETQVGSKKEAYAGSMKQSLPDNGILISGCQTDQTSADATPGGNAAAAYGAFSNAIQTIIEETGGEITNQELVLRARQLLQSQGFSQRPGLYCSDHHVDAPFVC from the exons ATGACAAAGAGGGCGGTGCTGATAGGGTGCAACTACCCAGATACGAAGGCAGAGCTGAGAGGTTGTATCAACGATGTGAAGAGGATGCACCAGTGTTTGATGGACAAGTATGGATACTCAGAGGAAGACATCAATGTTTTGATCGACACAGATGAGTCTTACACTCAGCCAACAGGGAAAAACATCCGCAGGGCTTTGAAAGATCTGGTGCGATCGGCTGAGCCTGGAGATTCGTTGTTTGTGCACTACAGTGGCCACGGGACTCGTCTGCCAGCGGAGACTGGTGAAGATGATGATACTGGATATGATGAGTGCATTGTTCCCTGTGATATGAATCTCATCACTG ATGATGATTTCAGGGATTTGGTAGACCAGATTCCAGAAGGTTGCCGGTTGACCATTGTCTCTGATTCATGCCACAGCGGTGGCCTCATTGATGAGGCTAAGGAGCAGATTGGGGAGAGTACAAAGCGTGAGGGAAATGGCTCAGGCTCAGGCTCTGgatttggatttaaaactttTCTGAAACAGAGTGTGGAAGGTGCATTCGAGTCCCGTGGAATCCGCATCCCACATCGTCGTCATCAtgaggaggaggaagaagatGTTGACAGAGATATTGCTTATGGGGAGCACGGCTATGTGAAGAGTAG GTCTCTGCCGCTCTCGACTCTCATCGAAATACTCAAGCAGAAAACCGGTAAAGATGACATTGATGTTGGGAAGCTACGGCCAGCACTTTACAACATCTTTGGGGAAGATGCAACCCCAAAGGtgaagaagttcatgaaggtaATCTTTAACAAACTTCAGCATAGGCTCGATGAAGGTGAAAGTGGAGAGGGGGGTGGGTTGTTGGGAATGGTTGGAAGTCTGGCTCAAGATTTCCTCAAACAAAGCCTGGAGGAGAACAATGAGGGGTATTCAAAGCCAGCCCTGGAGACACAAGTAGGTAGCAAGAAAGAGGCTTATGCTGGATCAATGAAGCAATCACTTCCCGACAATGGAATTCTGATTAGTGGCTGCCAGACTGACCAAACCTCAGCTGATGCTACTCCTGGAGGCAATGCTGCTGCAGCTTATGGAGCTTTTAGCAATGCAATTCAGACCATCATCGAGGAGACAGGTGGTGAAATCACCAATCAGGAGCTTGTTTTGAGGGCTAGACAGCTGCTACAGAGCCAGGGTTTTAGCCAGCGACCCGGCCTCTATTGCAGTGACCATCATGTTGATGCTCCTTTTGTGTGCTGA
- the LOC126720288 gene encoding metacaspase-4 isoform X3, which yields MTKRAVLIGCNYPDTKAELRGCINDVKRMHQCLMDKYGYSEEDINVLIDTDESYTQPTGKNIRRALKDLVRSAEPGDSLFVHYSGHGTRLPAETGEDDDTGYDECIVPCDMNLITDDDFRDLVDQIPEGCRLTIVSDSCHSGGLIDEAKEQIGESTKREGNGSGSGSGFGFKTFLKQSVEGAFESRGIRIPHRRHHEEEEEDVDRDIAYGEHGYVKSRSLPLSTLIEILKQKTGKDDIDVGKLRPALYNIFGDDATPKVKKFMKVIFDKLQHRQDEGESGEGGGLLGMVGSLAQDFLKQSLEENNEGYSKPALETQVGSKKEAYAGSMQRALPDSGILISGCQTDQTSADATPGGNAAAAYGALSNAIQTIIEETGGEITNQELVLRARQLLKSQGFSQRPGLYCSDHHVDAPFVC from the exons ATGACAAAGAGGGCGGTGCTGATAGGGTGCAACTACCCAGATACGAAGGCAGAGCTGAGAGGTTGTATCAACGATGTGAAGAGGATGCACCAGTGTTTGATGGACAAGTATGGATACTCAGAGGAAGACATCAATGTTTTGATCGACACAGATGAGTCTTACACTCAGCCAACAGGGAAAAACATCCGCAGGGCTTTGAAAGATCTGGTGCGATCGGCTGAGCCTGGAGATTCGTTGTTTGTGCACTACAGTGGCCACGGGACTCGTCTGCCAGCGGAGACTGGTGAAGATGATGATACTGGATATGATGAGTGCATTGTTCCCTGTGATATGAATCTCATCACTG ATGATGATTTCAGGGATTTGGTAGACCAGATTCCAGAAGGTTGCCGGTTGACCATTGTCTCTGATTCATGCCACAGCGGTGGCCTCATTGATGAGGCTAAGGAGCAGATTGGGGAGAGTACAAAGCGTGAGGGAAATGGCTCAGGCTCAGGCTCTGgatttggatttaaaactttTCTGAAACAGAGTGTGGAAGGTGCATTCGAGTCCCGTGGAATCCGCATCCCACATCGTCGTCATCAtgaggaggaggaagaagatGTTGACAGAGATATTGCTTATGGGGAGCACGGCTATGTGAAGAGTAGGTCTCTGCCACTCTCCACTCTCATCGAAATACTCAAGCAGAAAACCGGTAAAGATGACATTGATGTTGGGAAGCTGCGGCCAGCACTTTACAACATCTTTGGGGATGATGCAACCCCAAAGGtgaagaagttcatgaaggtaATCTTTGACAAACTTCAGCATAGGCAAGATGAAGGTGAAAGTGGAGAGGGCGGTGGGTTGTTGGGAATGGTTGGAAGTCTGGCTCAAGATTTCCTCAAACAAAGCCTGGAGGAGAACAATGAGGGGTATTCAAAGCCAGCCCTGGAGACACAAGTAGGTAGCAAGAAAGAGGCTTATGCTGGATCAATGCAGCGAGCACTTCCCGACAGTGGAATTCTGATTAGTGGCTGCCAGACTGACCAAACCTCAGCTGATGCTACTCCTGGAGGCAATGCTGCTGCAGCTTATGGAGCTCTTAGCAATGCAATTCAGACCATCATCGAGGAGACGGGTGGTGAAATCACCAATCAGGAGCTTGTTTTGAGGGCTAGACAGCTGCTAAAGAGCCAGGGTTTTAGCCAGCGACCCGGCCTCTATTGCAGTGACCATCATGTTGATGCTCCTTTTGTGTGCTGA
- the LOC126720288 gene encoding metacaspase-5 isoform X1 gives MTKRAVLIGCNYPDTKAELRGCINDVKRMYQCLVDKYGYSGEDITVLIDTDESYTQPTGKNIRRALQDLVRSAEPGDLLFVHYSGHGTRLPAETGENDDTGYDECIVPCDMNLITDDDFRDLVDQIPEGCRLTIVSDSCHSGGLIDEAKEQIGESTKREGNGSGSGSGSGPGFGFRNFLKQSVEDAFESRGIRIPHRRHHEKEEDVDRDIAYGKHGYVNSRSLPLSTLIEILKQKTGKDDIDVGKLRPALYNIFGEDATPKVKKFMKVIFNKLQHRLDEGESGEGGGLLGMVGSLAQDFLKQSLEENNEGYSKPALETQVGSKKEAYAGSMKQSLPDNGILISGCQTDQTSADATPGGNAAAAYGAFSNAIQTIIEETGGEITNQELVLRARQLLQSQGFSQRPGLYCSDHHVDAPFVC, from the exons ATGACAAAGAGGGCGGTGCTGATAGGGTGCAACTACCCAGATACGAAGGCAGAGCTGAGAG GGTGTATCAACGATGTGAAGAGGATGTACCAGTGCTTGGTGGACAAGTATGGATACTCAGGGGAAGACATCACTGTTTTGATCGACACAGATGAGTCTTACACTCAGCCAACAGGGAAAAACATCCGCAGGGCTTTGCAGGATCTGGTGCGATCGGCTGAGCCTGGAGATTTGTTGTTTGTGCACTACAGTGGCCACGGGACTCGTCTGCCAGCGGAGACTGGTGAAAATGATGATACTGGATATGATGAGTGCATTGTTCCTTGTGATATGAATCTCATCACTG ATGATGATTTCAGGGATTTGGTAGACCAGATCCCAGAAGGTTGCCGGTTGACCATTGTCTCTGATTCATGCCACAGCGGTGGCCTCATTGATGAGGCTAAGGAGCAGATTGGGGAGAGTACGAAGCGTGAAGGAAATGGCTCAGGCTCAGGCTCAGGCTCAGGCCCTGGATTTGGATTTAGAAATTTCCTGAAACAGAGTGTGGAAGATGCATTTGAGTCCCGTGGAATCCGCATCCCACATCGTCGTCATCATGAGAAGGAAGAAGATGTTGACAGAGATATTGCTTATGGGAAGCACGGCTATGTGAATAGTAGGTCTCTGCCGCTCTCGACTCTCATCGAAATACTCAAGCAGAAAACCGGTAAAGATGACATTGATGTTGGGAAGCTACGGCCAGCACTTTACAACATCTTTGGGGAAGATGCAACCCCAAAGGtgaagaagttcatgaaggtaATCTTTAACAAACTTCAGCATAGGCTCGATGAAGGTGAAAGTGGAGAGGGGGGTGGGTTGTTGGGAATGGTTGGAAGTCTGGCTCAAGATTTCCTCAAACAAAGCCTGGAGGAGAACAATGAGGGGTATTCAAAGCCAGCCCTGGAGACACAAGTAGGTAGCAAGAAAGAGGCTTATGCTGGATCAATGAAGCAATCACTTCCCGACAATGGAATTCTGATTAGTGGCTGCCAGACTGACCAAACCTCAGCTGATGCTACTCCTGGAGGCAATGCTGCTGCAGCTTATGGAGCTTTTAGCAATGCAATTCAGACCATCATCGAGGAGACAGGTGGTGAAATCACCAATCAGGAGCTTGTTTTGAGGGCTAGACAGCTGCTACAGAGCCAGGGTTTTAGCCAGCGACCCGGCCTCTATTGCAGTGACCATCATGTTGATGCTCCTTTTGTGTGCTGA